A window of Haloarchaeobius litoreus contains these coding sequences:
- a CDS encoding replication factor C small subunit, translating into MSEADATGDGTGGRKQVWIEKYRPDGLDEVVGHEDIIGRIRSYVEQDDIPHLMFAGPAGVGKTATSVSIAKEIYGDDWRENFLELNASDQRGIDVVRDRIKNFARSSFGGYDYRIIFLDEADALTSDAQSALRRTMEQFSNNTRFILSCNYSSKIIDPIQSRCAVFRFSPLSDEAVAEQVRYIAGEEGIEYTEDGVDALVYAADGDMRKAINALQAASVMGDAVDEETVYAITSTARPEEVEAMVTDALDGDFVAARAKLDELITERGLAGGDIIDQIHRSAWEFELDEQAAVRLLDRLGEADYRITTGANERVQLEALLASLALE; encoded by the coding sequence ATGAGCGAGGCCGACGCGACCGGCGACGGAACAGGGGGTCGCAAGCAGGTCTGGATCGAGAAGTACCGCCCCGACGGGCTCGACGAGGTGGTGGGCCACGAGGACATCATCGGGCGCATCCGGAGCTACGTCGAGCAAGATGACATTCCGCACCTCATGTTCGCAGGCCCGGCCGGCGTCGGGAAAACGGCAACATCTGTCAGTATTGCGAAAGAAATATACGGCGACGACTGGCGCGAGAACTTCCTCGAACTGAACGCCTCGGACCAGCGCGGCATCGACGTGGTCCGGGACCGCATCAAGAACTTCGCGCGGTCCTCCTTCGGCGGCTACGACTACCGCATCATCTTCCTCGACGAGGCCGACGCACTCACGAGCGACGCCCAGTCGGCGCTGCGCCGGACGATGGAGCAGTTCTCGAACAACACGCGGTTCATCCTCTCGTGCAACTACTCCAGCAAGATAATCGACCCCATCCAGTCCCGCTGTGCGGTGTTCCGGTTCTCGCCGCTGTCGGACGAGGCGGTCGCCGAACAGGTGCGCTACATCGCCGGCGAGGAGGGCATCGAGTACACCGAGGACGGCGTCGACGCGCTGGTCTACGCGGCCGACGGCGACATGCGCAAGGCCATCAACGCGCTGCAGGCGGCGTCGGTGATGGGCGACGCCGTCGACGAGGAGACGGTGTACGCCATCACGTCGACCGCCCGCCCGGAGGAGGTCGAGGCGATGGTGACCGACGCGCTGGACGGCGACTTCGTGGCGGCGCGGGCGAAGCTCGACGAGCTCATCACCGAACGCGGGCTCGCGGGCGGCGACATCATCGACCAGATACACCGGTCGGCGTGGGAGTTCGAGCTCGACGAGCAGGCTGCGGTCCGGCTGCTCGACCGGCTCGGCGAGGCCGACTACCGCATCACGACCGGCGCGAACGAGCGGGTGCAGCTGGAGGCGCTGCTCGCCTCGCTCGCGCTGGAGTAG
- a CDS encoding bactofilin family protein: MTIVLVLGSMPGLVAAETAIADSYVVEEGETVDGLEVVGATVVVRGTVDGDLSGLAADVTVAETGVVTGDVNVAAANVDIAGRVDGDVSAAGASVVLAETAVVGGEFRVGASDVRIAGNVAGNVVVGADTIRVAPTAVVGGDLRYDGDISGAESASVAGSVVRDESIGGVNVGVDVAPWVVDGALAVYGFVANLLLGAALLLVLPGFSRAVADRAVTDPLRSGGVGLLTVVGVPVLLVLLVLTLVGIPFAVAGAVLFGLFAWVALVYGRFALGSWLVARAGGDNRWVALTVGLLLGALFGLLPIVGGLVDGIVSLVGLGALVLVLYARYGRGSREEPAAEAGEDVDSGGVPPAA; this comes from the coding sequence ATGACTATCGTGCTCGTCCTCGGCTCGATGCCCGGGCTCGTCGCGGCGGAGACCGCCATCGCGGACTCCTACGTCGTCGAGGAGGGCGAGACCGTCGACGGGCTGGAGGTCGTCGGCGCGACCGTCGTCGTCAGGGGGACCGTCGACGGTGACCTGAGCGGCCTCGCCGCCGACGTCACCGTCGCGGAGACCGGCGTCGTCACCGGCGACGTGAACGTGGCCGCCGCGAACGTCGACATCGCGGGCCGCGTCGACGGCGACGTGTCGGCCGCCGGGGCCTCCGTCGTGCTCGCCGAGACCGCCGTCGTCGGCGGCGAGTTCCGGGTCGGCGCGAGCGACGTGCGCATCGCCGGGAACGTCGCCGGGAACGTCGTGGTCGGCGCGGACACCATCCGCGTCGCCCCCACGGCCGTCGTCGGCGGCGACCTCCGCTACGACGGCGACATCAGCGGCGCGGAGAGCGCCAGCGTCGCGGGCAGCGTGGTTCGTGACGAATCCATCGGCGGGGTCAACGTCGGCGTCGACGTCGCGCCCTGGGTCGTCGACGGCGCGCTCGCCGTCTACGGCTTCGTCGCCAACCTCCTGCTCGGGGCGGCGCTCCTGCTCGTCCTGCCCGGCTTCTCCCGGGCGGTCGCGGACCGCGCCGTCACCGACCCGCTCCGCAGCGGCGGGGTCGGCCTGCTGACCGTCGTCGGCGTGCCCGTCCTGCTCGTGCTGCTCGTGCTCACGCTCGTCGGCATCCCGTTCGCGGTGGCCGGCGCGGTCCTGTTCGGGCTGTTCGCGTGGGTCGCGCTCGTCTACGGCCGGTTCGCCCTCGGCTCGTGGCTCGTCGCCCGCGCCGGCGGCGACAACCGCTGGGTCGCGCTGACCGTCGGCCTCCTGCTCGGCGCGCTGTTCGGCCTGCTGCCCATCGTCGGCGGTCTCGTCGACGGCATCGTCTCGCTGGTCGGGCTCGGCGCGCTCGTGCTGGTGCTGTACGCCCGGTACGGCCGTGGCTCCCGCGAGGAGCCCGCGGCCGAGGCCGGCGAGGACGTCGACAGCGGCGGCGTCCCGCCCGCGGCCTGA
- the samp2 gene encoding ubiquitin-like small modifier protein SAMP2, with translation MQVTVDVKGETTHEVDLPEPTYADLLAAVDLSPHEVSVLVDGRPVPEDQPVESSEVTVLRLIKGG, from the coding sequence ATGCAGGTGACGGTGGACGTGAAAGGCGAGACCACCCACGAGGTCGACCTCCCGGAGCCGACGTACGCCGACCTCCTGGCGGCGGTCGACCTGAGCCCCCACGAGGTGAGCGTGCTCGTCGACGGTCGCCCCGTGCCCGAGGACCAGCCGGTGGAGTCGAGCGAGGTGACCGTCCTGCGGCTCATCAAGGGCGGATGA
- a CDS encoding peroxiredoxin family protein has product MTELAPDFELANVGPGPDPCSLRDLAADNEFVVLLFQRDFYCTNCREQIQDVKERYGEFRERDAIVASVLPEDRERAAEWQSSYDLPYPLLADPEAVASDAYDQPVRFGILGRFSDFLGRMPEVVVVDCRDGPPTVAWSYAGESTFDRPTIDDILAELDRLREAAPAEGSPRNG; this is encoded by the coding sequence ATGACCGAACTCGCGCCCGACTTCGAGCTGGCGAACGTCGGCCCCGGCCCGGACCCGTGCTCGCTGCGGGACCTCGCTGCCGACAACGAGTTCGTCGTGCTGCTGTTCCAGCGCGATTTCTACTGCACGAACTGCCGGGAGCAGATCCAGGACGTCAAGGAGCGGTACGGTGAGTTCCGCGAACGCGACGCCATCGTCGCCTCGGTGCTGCCTGAGGACCGCGAGCGGGCGGCGGAGTGGCAGTCGAGCTACGACCTGCCGTACCCCCTCCTCGCGGACCCCGAAGCGGTCGCCAGCGACGCCTACGACCAGCCGGTGAGGTTCGGCATCCTCGGCAGATTCAGCGACTTCCTCGGCCGGATGCCCGAGGTGGTCGTCGTCGACTGTCGGGACGGGCCGCCGACGGTGGCGTGGTCCTACGCGGGCGAGTCGACGTTCGACCGGCCCACCATCGACGACATCCTCGCCGAACTCGACCGGCTCCGGGAGGCAGCCCCGGCCGAGGGGTCGCCGAGGAATGGCTGA
- a CDS encoding GNAT family N-acetyltransferase, with protein MADRGPDPPRLDDSTHADVRIRTARPDEREGVAGVLDAAMLRTDELAAALDRGDVLVAAADDRLLGALVLVPGDVDPETDSSHVDAVAVRPNRRGQGIGRALVAAALDRGGADEHLTAAFDADVRPFYESLGFEIRERDGRLFGVR; from the coding sequence ATGGCTGACCGCGGCCCCGACCCCCCGCGTCTGGACGACTCCACCCACGCCGACGTTCGCATCCGGACGGCCCGGCCCGACGAACGCGAGGGCGTCGCTGGGGTACTCGACGCGGCGATGCTCCGGACGGACGAACTCGCCGCCGCACTCGACCGCGGGGACGTGCTGGTCGCCGCCGCCGACGACCGCCTGCTGGGCGCGCTGGTGCTCGTTCCCGGCGACGTCGACCCCGAAACCGACAGCTCGCACGTCGACGCCGTCGCGGTCCGGCCGAACCGGCGCGGACAGGGGATCGGACGCGCGCTGGTCGCAGCGGCACTCGACCGCGGTGGGGCCGACGAGCACCTGACCGCCGCGTTCGACGCCGACGTACGGCCGTTCTACGAGTCGCTGGGGTTCGAGATACGCGAGCGCGACGGCCGACTGTTCGGCGTGCGGTGA
- a CDS encoding phosphoglucomutase/phosphomannomutase family protein, which produces MDAISFGTDGWRATLDEFTAPRVRMVGQGVATYLRDEGHEGGTVAVGYDARESSPGFAEELARVLCANGFDVVMPEGRDRPTPLTAWQARERDLAGAMMITASHNPPEYNGVKFIMGDGSPALPEATDAIAERLAEPDPLPEDQHGTVSEVDEVTPHAEHARELVGADLDGLHVVYDAMHGSGRDTTDALLESEGATVDRIRCERDSEFGGSSPEPSEENLQELIETVRERDADLGIANDGDADRIAIVTPERGFLDENLFFAATYDYLLESDSGPVVRTVSTTFLLDRIAEAHGEEVVETPVGFKWVAQAMGEHDALMVGEESGGFAVRGHIREKDGVLMALLAAAVEAERSYDERVDALLDEFGEIHQHKLSVDCPDSEKARVVADLGEDIPEEVAGVAVADVVTKDGFKLLCDDGSWLLVRPSGTEPKMRVYAEASSPERVEAVLADGKALVEAHV; this is translated from the coding sequence ATGGACGCGATTTCGTTCGGCACCGACGGCTGGCGTGCGACACTCGACGAGTTCACCGCTCCACGGGTCAGGATGGTCGGGCAGGGGGTCGCCACCTACCTGCGCGACGAGGGCCACGAGGGCGGGACCGTCGCGGTCGGCTACGACGCCCGGGAGTCCTCGCCGGGGTTCGCCGAGGAGCTGGCGCGGGTGCTCTGTGCCAACGGCTTCGACGTGGTGATGCCGGAGGGCCGCGACCGACCGACGCCGCTGACGGCGTGGCAGGCCCGGGAGCGGGACCTCGCCGGCGCGATGATGATCACCGCGAGCCATAACCCGCCGGAGTACAACGGCGTGAAGTTCATCATGGGCGACGGCTCGCCGGCGCTGCCCGAGGCGACGGACGCCATCGCGGAGCGGCTGGCGGAGCCGGACCCGCTGCCCGAGGACCAGCACGGGACCGTGTCCGAGGTCGACGAGGTGACCCCGCACGCCGAGCACGCCCGCGAGCTGGTCGGCGCGGACCTCGACGGCCTGCACGTGGTGTACGACGCGATGCACGGCTCGGGCCGGGACACGACCGACGCGCTGCTGGAGTCCGAGGGTGCGACGGTCGACCGCATCCGCTGCGAGCGCGACTCGGAGTTCGGCGGCTCCTCGCCGGAACCCAGCGAGGAGAACCTCCAGGAACTCATCGAGACGGTTCGCGAGCGCGACGCCGACCTCGGCATCGCCAACGACGGGGACGCCGACCGCATCGCAATCGTCACGCCCGAGCGCGGCTTCCTCGACGAGAACCTGTTCTTCGCGGCGACGTACGACTACCTGCTCGAATCCGACTCCGGGCCGGTCGTCCGCACCGTCTCGACGACGTTCCTGCTCGACCGCATCGCCGAGGCCCACGGCGAGGAGGTCGTCGAGACGCCCGTCGGCTTCAAGTGGGTCGCGCAGGCGATGGGCGAGCACGACGCGCTGATGGTCGGCGAGGAGTCCGGCGGCTTCGCGGTCCGGGGCCACATCCGCGAGAAGGACGGCGTGCTGATGGCGCTGCTCGCCGCCGCCGTCGAGGCCGAGCGGTCCTACGACGAGCGCGTCGACGCCCTCCTCGACGAGTTCGGCGAGATCCACCAGCACAAGCTGAGCGTCGACTGCCCCGATTCCGAGAAGGCCCGTGTCGTCGCCGACCTCGGCGAGGACATCCCCGAGGAGGTGGCGGGCGTCGCCGTCGCCGACGTGGTGACGAAGGACGGCTTCAAGCTGCTGTGCGACGACGGCTCCTGGCTGCTCGTCCGCCCGAGCGGCACCGAGCCGAAGATGCGCGTCTACGCCGAGGCGAGCAGCCCGGAGCGCGTCGAGGCCGTCCTCGCCGACGGGAAGGCGCTGGTCGAGGCGCACGTCTGA